The DNA sequence TAGCTCTCATGGTAATAAGTTTTattctggtagcagttgacGATGTTTGAAAGTGGGTGCAAGCTTAGGCATTTCCATCATGTGATGCTCGAGTGGTAGTGAAATTTCTGAAGAAACTATTCTCCTGTTATGGCGCCCCTAGAGTGATCATTAGCGACCggggcactcatttctgtaactCACAATTCGACAAGGTCCTGAAATAGTATGGGGTGTCTCATCATACTTTGACTCCATATCATCCCCAAACGAGCGGTCAGGTTGAAGTTTCAAATCGAGAGTTGAAGTGAATCTTAGAGACAACAGTGAGTCATCATCGAAAGGATTGGGCTGATCAGCTTGATGATGCACTCTGGGCCTATAGAATGGCTTACAAAacacccattggaacaacaccaAACAGACTAATCTATGGGAAGGCATGCCACTTACCCGTCGAATTGGAGTACAGAGCATATTGGGCCATAAAACAGTTAAATTTTGACCACCACTTGATAGGCCCCAAGAGGAAGCTCCAActtaatgagctagatgaatggcgaACGATGGCATATGAAAACTCATTTGACTATAAGGAGAGAGTGAAGGAAAGCCATGACCGACACATCAAACAGGCTAAGTGCTTCCAAGAGGGAGATCAAGTACTACTCTTCAACTCTCGACTAAGGCTGTTTCCCAGCAAATTGAAATCACGGTGGCATAGACCATATTCAGTCACACATGTGTTCCCTCACGGCGCCGTCGAGATATCTCATCCACAAAATGGAAAGTTCAAGGTCAATGGTCAACGATTGAAACATTACTTTCCGGGTAACAACACTTTGCCAAAGAATGGAGGTAACTCTCCACCATATGTCCCACCATGATCATGAGGTAAAACACATCAAGCtaacgacgttaaacaagcgcttcttgggaggcaacccaagcttttgaactctttaccttctcttttcgTATTATTTGAGTTGTCGTGGAttgtgttctttagtttttgtgcatgtttggtagccttgttcatcgtctttcttatgtttttcatccaTGTCGTTGAGAATGCCTTGAGTGA is a window from the Dioscorea cayenensis subsp. rotundata cultivar TDr96_F1 chromosome 2, TDr96_F1_v2_PseudoChromosome.rev07_lg8_w22 25.fasta, whole genome shotgun sequence genome containing:
- the LOC120272276 gene encoding uncharacterized protein LOC120272276, whose protein sequence is MAYKTPIGTTPNRLIYGKACHLPVELEYRAYWAIKQLNFDHHLIGPKRKLQLNELDEWRTMAYENSFDYKERVKESHDRHIKQAKCFQEGDQVLLFNSRLRLFPSKLKSRWHRPYSVTHVFPHGAVEISHPQNGKFKVNGQRLKHYFPGNNTLPKNGGMRVKKVAYKKARWDPSRSPSTPGAVCSPLGPSSPDHTSHE